In one Aromatoleum aromaticum EbN1 genomic region, the following are encoded:
- the trxC gene encoding thioredoxin TrxC yields the protein MTETLTIACPHCHVLNRLPGGRLSDDPNCGKCHQALFTSHPVELDAASFDVHAGHGDLPLLVDFWASWCGPCRTMAPAFEEAAAKLEPHVRLGKVNTEEAQDLAARYAIRSIPTMVLFRAGREVARQSGAMNTGQILQWAKAQGL from the coding sequence ATGACCGAAACTCTGACCATTGCCTGTCCGCACTGCCACGTCCTGAACCGCTTGCCCGGCGGGCGTTTGAGCGACGACCCGAACTGCGGCAAATGCCATCAGGCGCTCTTCACCAGCCATCCGGTCGAACTCGACGCCGCGAGCTTTGACGTGCACGCCGGTCATGGCGACCTGCCGCTACTCGTCGATTTCTGGGCGTCGTGGTGCGGTCCGTGCCGAACGATGGCGCCTGCGTTCGAGGAGGCCGCGGCGAAGCTCGAGCCGCATGTCCGGCTCGGGAAAGTCAATACCGAGGAGGCGCAAGATCTCGCGGCACGCTACGCGATCCGCAGCATTCCGACGATGGTGCTGTTCCGCGCCGGCCGCGAAGTCGCACGCCAGTCCGGGGCGATGAACACTGGCCAGATCCTGCAGTGGGCGAAAGCGCAGGGACTGTGA
- a CDS encoding zinc ribbon domain-containing protein YjdM: protein MIPACPKCAMENTYPDGDNYICADCAHEWPIAAAADADDEADAAVKDANGNVLADGDSVVLIKDLKVKGSSITLKVGTKVKSIRLVGGDHEVDCRMDAGSFMLKACYLKKV, encoded by the coding sequence ATGATCCCCGCCTGCCCCAAATGCGCGATGGAGAACACCTACCCGGACGGCGACAATTACATCTGCGCCGATTGCGCCCACGAGTGGCCGATCGCGGCAGCCGCCGACGCGGACGATGAAGCCGATGCAGCGGTGAAGGATGCCAACGGTAACGTGCTGGCGGATGGCGACTCCGTCGTGCTGATCAAGGACCTGAAAGTCAAGGGATCCTCGATCACGCTGAAAGTCGGCACGAAAGTGAAGAGCATCCGTCTCGTCGGCGGAGACCACGAGGTCGACTGTCGGATGGACGCCGGCAGCTTCATGCTGAAGGCCTGCTACCTGAAGAAGGTCTGA
- a CDS encoding GumC family protein: protein MIRDDTGPATVDPFWPGLAPTAYSAPPKRRRVAVFGLSFLLLAAASLIYDYSRPAEYRTAARLRIDMPGNGDTADERRTAVRAAFLTEVEVLTSRPLVEKAAARLAGIGTPLPAGSGDGGDSIEDYRRMLDATPVEGTDVVELTASGRPADALAPLVNALIDTYRGQLAERYRQDSGSRATRAQDEATKLEERVAEKRRALDDYRRNHDIVALERDENHVLSQVKGVGQSLNAANDRLVAAEAKLRSLRDSIAAGKSIVRARDNPTLSNIEQRASQLREEQHELERAYTPDFLAFDPRAKALRTRIASLDEQMKQVRERGQQAALSDAEEEVAAARAAVDRLAQQAGGERRTVQAFTARLGEFKAMQEELTGLEEMHRAAVVRATGLQAAERIRVPEVTTLEAAFPPAEPWRPQYGRDAAIGVTASLLLALLTTWIVELFNRTTPAPSLVIAPAWPRSVQLPMRSPEALGQFAPSALLASAAQLPRELDEAEIAHLLDELPDDARLGALALLSGLSFDELARLKWPAVDLPGRQILLPDRVVPLSAALAAQLGRYREHHPQTDDSPVVDAASDGTPDALDATLLYAAHDAGIPGADEITCAALRHSYIAYLVRQGVRFADLFGIVGRLPADMLGAYTALSPAGRKHPLEEIEQVHPALRQVRSA, encoded by the coding sequence ATGATCCGCGACGACACCGGCCCGGCCACTGTCGATCCGTTCTGGCCCGGCCTCGCCCCGACCGCGTACTCGGCACCGCCCAAGCGGCGGCGCGTTGCCGTCTTCGGCCTGAGCTTCCTGCTGCTCGCCGCCGCGAGCCTGATCTACGACTACTCGCGTCCCGCCGAATACCGCACCGCCGCGCGGCTGCGGATCGACATGCCGGGCAACGGCGACACTGCCGATGAGCGCAGAACCGCGGTCCGGGCTGCGTTCCTGACCGAAGTCGAAGTGCTCACGAGCCGTCCGCTCGTCGAGAAAGCCGCTGCCCGGCTCGCCGGCATCGGCACACCGCTGCCTGCCGGCTCCGGCGATGGCGGCGATAGCATCGAGGACTACCGGCGGATGCTCGACGCGACACCGGTCGAGGGAACGGACGTCGTCGAGCTCACAGCGAGCGGCAGGCCGGCCGACGCGCTCGCTCCGCTCGTCAACGCGTTGATCGACACTTACCGCGGCCAGCTCGCCGAACGTTATCGCCAGGATTCGGGCAGCCGCGCGACCAGGGCGCAGGACGAGGCCACGAAGCTCGAAGAGCGCGTCGCCGAAAAGCGGCGCGCGCTCGACGACTATCGCCGCAACCACGACATCGTCGCGCTCGAGCGCGACGAAAACCACGTCCTCAGCCAGGTCAAGGGCGTCGGACAATCGCTGAACGCGGCGAACGACCGACTCGTCGCAGCCGAAGCGAAACTGCGTTCGCTGCGCGATTCGATCGCCGCCGGCAAGTCGATCGTCCGGGCGCGCGACAACCCGACGCTGTCGAACATCGAGCAGCGTGCCTCGCAGTTGCGCGAGGAGCAGCACGAGCTGGAGCGGGCCTACACCCCGGACTTCCTCGCGTTCGATCCGCGCGCCAAGGCCTTGCGCACGCGGATCGCGAGCCTGGACGAACAGATGAAACAGGTCCGCGAAAGAGGGCAGCAGGCAGCGCTGAGCGACGCCGAAGAGGAAGTCGCAGCGGCGCGCGCGGCCGTCGACCGGCTGGCTCAACAGGCGGGCGGCGAGCGGCGGACGGTCCAGGCGTTCACGGCGCGTCTGGGCGAGTTCAAGGCGATGCAGGAGGAGCTGACCGGACTCGAGGAGATGCACCGGGCGGCGGTCGTCAGGGCGACCGGACTGCAGGCCGCGGAGAGGATCCGCGTTCCGGAAGTCACGACGCTCGAAGCGGCTTTCCCGCCGGCCGAGCCCTGGCGGCCGCAATACGGCCGGGACGCGGCGATCGGCGTGACGGCGTCGCTGCTGCTCGCGCTGCTGACGACCTGGATCGTCGAGCTGTTCAACCGCACCACTCCGGCTCCGTCGCTCGTCATCGCGCCCGCATGGCCGCGCAGCGTGCAGCTGCCGATGCGCTCACCGGAGGCGCTTGGCCAGTTCGCGCCGTCGGCGCTGCTCGCCAGCGCCGCGCAACTGCCGCGCGAACTCGACGAAGCCGAGATCGCCCACCTGCTCGACGAACTGCCCGACGACGCCCGCCTCGGCGCGCTCGCGCTGCTTTCCGGCCTGTCGTTCGATGAACTCGCGCGGCTGAAATGGCCTGCGGTCGATCTGCCCGGCAGGCAGATTCTCCTGCCCGACCGCGTCGTGCCGCTGTCTGCGGCACTGGCGGCACAGCTGGGCCGGTACCGCGAACACCATCCGCAAACGGACGACAGCCCTGTCGTCGACGCCGCGAGTGACGGGACGCCGGACGCGCTCGACGCGACGCTTCTTTATGCCGCACACGATGCGGGCATCCCCGGCGCGGACGAGATCACGTGCGCGGCGCTGCGCCACAGCTACATCGCTTACCTGGTGCGCCAGGGGGTGCGCTTCGCAGACCTGTTCGGCATCGTCGGGCGGCTCCCCGCCGACATGCTGGGCGCCTACACGGCGCTGTCGCCGGCGGGCAGGAAGCATCCGCTCGAAGAGATCGAACAGGTTCATCCGGCGCTGCGCCAAGTACGCTCCGCCTGA